A DNA window from Peptostreptococcaceae bacterium contains the following coding sequences:
- a CDS encoding glycine/sarcosine/betaine reductase component B subunit, with the protein MRLELGKIKITDVQFSEATKVENGTLYVNKQEIIDLVMDDEHIVKCVVELARPGESVRITPVKDVIEPRVKVEGPGGIFPGMINKVETVGSGRTHVLSGAAVVTCGKIVGFQEGIIDMTGPGAELTPFSKLNNVCVVVEPKEGIEQHTYEKAARMAGLKVATYLGKAGIDVEPDEVMIYETKPLLEQAAEYPDLPKVGYVYMLQTQGLLHDSYVYGVDAKKIVPTILYPTEIMDGAILSGNCVSACDKNTSYHHLNNPIIEELYKKHGKELNFMGVIATNENVYLADKERSSDWSAKFAKYLGLDAAIISQEGFGNPDTDLIMNCKKIENQGVKTVIVTDEYAGRDGASQSLADADPKADAVVTGGNANEFIILPPMDKIIGMLDYADRIAGGFDGSLKPDGSIEAEIQVITGATNELGFNKYSATTY; encoded by the coding sequence TTGCGTTTGGAACTTGGAAAAATCAAGATTACAGATGTTCAATTTTCAGAAGCAACTAAAGTTGAAAATGGTACCCTGTATGTTAACAAGCAGGAAATCATCGACTTGGTAATGGATGATGAGCATATTGTAAAATGCGTTGTGGAACTTGCAAGACCCGGTGAAAGTGTTCGAATTACACCTGTTAAGGATGTAATTGAGCCGAGAGTAAAAGTTGAAGGTCCCGGTGGAATATTCCCTGGAATGATCAACAAGGTTGAGACTGTAGGAAGCGGAAGAACGCACGTATTGAGCGGAGCAGCCGTTGTAACTTGCGGAAAAATCGTAGGATTCCAGGAAGGCATTATCGACATGACCGGTCCGGGAGCCGAATTGACTCCATTCTCTAAATTGAACAATGTATGCGTGGTTGTAGAGCCGAAGGAAGGCATTGAACAGCATACATACGAAAAAGCAGCAAGAATGGCAGGACTGAAAGTGGCAACCTATCTTGGAAAGGCTGGCATTGACGTTGAACCTGATGAAGTCATGATATATGAGACAAAACCTTTATTGGAACAGGCTGCGGAATATCCCGACTTGCCTAAAGTGGGATATGTATACATGCTCCAGACACAAGGGTTGCTTCATGATTCATACGTTTATGGCGTGGACGCTAAGAAAATAGTTCCGACCATTCTTTATCCGACAGAAATTATGGATGGGGCAATATTGAGCGGAAACTGTGTTTCTGCCTGCGACAAAAATACTTCGTATCACCATTTGAACAATCCGATTATTGAGGAGCTTTATAAGAAACACGGCAAGGAATTGAACTTTATGGGAGTCATAGCGACTAACGAAAATGTTTATCTTGCAGACAAGGAAAGATCATCCGACTGGTCGGCTAAATTTGCAAAATATCTCGGACTCGATGCTGCAATCATTTCGCAAGAAGGTTTCGGTAATCCGGATACCGACTTGATTATGAACTGCAAAAAAATTGAGAATCAAGGAGTAAAAACAGTAATAGTTACTGACGAATATGCCGGTAGAGACGGGGCATCCCAATCATTGGCTGATGCCGATCCTAAGGCGGATGCTGTTGTAACGGGCGGAAATGCAAACGAGTTTATCATCTTGCCTCCAATGGACAAGATTATCGGAATGCTTGACTATGCGGATAGAATAGCCGGAGGATTCGATGGCAGTCTCAAGCCGGATGGAAGCATAGAAGCTGAAATTCAAGTTATAACAGGAGCTACGAACGAACTGGGCTTCAATAAATACTCTGCCACAACATACTAA
- a CDS encoding glycine reductase, translating to MAENLAVKKMIKDTFMEIADSIESGDFGRKIRVGLTILGSEHGTENLIKGAVLAASRLRDTEIVLIGPENDSNLETVVVKEERDMHSKMEEILDNGFIDACVTMHYNFPIGVSTVGMVLTPATGKEMIIATTTGTSSMNRTEAMLRNALHGIITAKALGIEEPTVGILNLDGARQVERLLKELKGNGYEIFFGESSRADGGVVMRGNDLLQGSVDVMVTDTLTGNILMKMFSSYTTGGSYEASGYGYGPGVGKDYGRIILILSRASGIPVVANAIEYASSLARGELGGIARVEFDKAEKAGLKSLTVNTVKDKNEDSEETVKVPTKEIVTGTLSGIDIMELEDAVQALWKAGIYAESGMGCTGPVVMVSEAKAQKAMDVLIKKGFMAKESAPC from the coding sequence ATGGCTGAAAATCTTGCTGTAAAAAAAATGATAAAAGATACATTCATGGAAATTGCCGATTCAATTGAGAGTGGTGATTTTGGTCGGAAGATAAGAGTCGGATTGACAATTCTCGGAAGTGAGCATGGAACGGAAAACCTGATTAAAGGTGCAGTACTTGCCGCTTCGAGATTGAGAGATACGGAAATTGTTTTGATTGGTCCGGAAAACGATTCTAATTTGGAAACGGTCGTTGTTAAAGAAGAAAGGGACATGCATTCCAAGATGGAAGAGATATTGGACAATGGATTTATAGATGCATGCGTAACTATGCATTACAATTTTCCCATTGGGGTTTCTACGGTAGGAATGGTTTTAACACCCGCTACTGGCAAGGAAATGATTATTGCAACCACTACGGGAACATCTTCCATGAATCGCACGGAAGCGATGCTAAGGAATGCCTTGCACGGAATAATTACAGCGAAGGCATTGGGAATAGAAGAGCCAACGGTTGGAATTTTGAATCTGGATGGAGCAAGACAAGTTGAAAGGCTTCTGAAGGAATTGAAAGGCAATGGATACGAAATTTTCTTTGGAGAATCTTCGAGAGCCGACGGCGGAGTAGTTATGAGGGGCAACGATCTCTTGCAAGGTAGCGTTGATGTCATGGTGACAGATACCTTGACAGGAAACATTTTGATGAAGATGTTTTCATCATATACCACGGGTGGAAGCTATGAAGCGTCAGGCTACGGATACGGGCCGGGCGTTGGGAAGGATTATGGTCGAATCATATTGATCCTTTCTAGGGCATCAGGTATTCCGGTGGTTGCAAATGCAATAGAGTATGCCTCAAGTTTGGCCAGGGGCGAGCTGGGGGGTATTGCCCGGGTTGAATTCGATAAAGCGGAAAAAGCCGGATTGAAGAGTTTGACAGTAAATACGGTCAAGGATAAGAATGAAGATTCAGAAGAAACCGTAAAAGTTCCAACAAAGGAAATTGTAACTGGAACTTTGTCCGGCATAGACATAATGGAGCTTGAAGATGCAGTACAGGCTTTGTGGAAAGCGGGGATTTATGCCGAAAGCGGCATGGGTTGCACGGGACCCGTTGTTATGGTAAGCGAAGCCAAGGCGCAGAAAGCTATGGATGTATTGATTAAAAAAGGATTTATGGCTAAAGAATCTGCACCATGCTAA
- a CDS encoding BMP family ABC transporter substrate-binding protein — MSRKWLALFLVLILMVSVFAGCAKTEAPEEVAEEPGEVTEEPMEEAIRVTMITDTGGLGDESFNDSAYAGLVKAEEDFGVEVSVLESQTPDDYGPNLSAAAEDGADLIVSVGFLMQSATAEAAAQFPEQKFAIIDETVDAANAAGLTFKEHEGSFLTGVIAGLMTETNKVGFVGGMQYALIEKFQYGFEAGVKAVNPDAEIIVNYTGAFDNPQLGKENALAQNQAGADVIYHASGACGIGVIEAAGEQGFWAIGVDQDQSALDPEHVLCSMIKRVDNATYLATKAVVEGTFDGTNLEFGLAEEGVGYSDNAGNVPADIAEQAEAYRMSIMNGEFEVPYDEATFNAFEMPAM; from the coding sequence ATGAGTAGAAAATGGTTGGCATTATTTTTAGTATTGATTTTGATGGTTTCTGTGTTTGCAGGTTGTGCGAAAACAGAAGCACCTGAAGAGGTTGCGGAAGAACCGGGTGAAGTAACGGAAGAACCTATGGAAGAGGCTATCAGGGTTACAATGATAACAGATACAGGCGGTTTGGGAGACGAATCTTTCAACGATTCTGCCTATGCCGGACTAGTTAAAGCTGAAGAGGATTTCGGTGTTGAAGTGAGTGTTCTCGAATCTCAAACCCCCGACGATTATGGACCGAATCTTTCGGCTGCAGCTGAAGATGGAGCGGATTTGATTGTTTCTGTTGGATTCTTGATGCAATCGGCTACGGCTGAAGCCGCAGCTCAATTTCCGGAGCAGAAGTTTGCAATAATTGACGAAACCGTTGATGCGGCAAATGCTGCAGGTTTGACATTCAAGGAACATGAAGGTTCATTCCTGACAGGCGTCATTGCAGGACTCATGACCGAAACAAATAAGGTAGGGTTCGTTGGCGGAATGCAGTATGCTTTGATTGAAAAATTCCAGTATGGATTTGAAGCAGGCGTTAAGGCAGTTAATCCCGATGCTGAAATCATTGTTAACTATACTGGTGCATTCGATAATCCCCAACTTGGAAAAGAAAATGCTCTTGCTCAAAATCAAGCCGGTGCCGACGTTATTTATCATGCCTCAGGCGCTTGTGGAATCGGCGTAATTGAAGCCGCTGGAGAACAGGGTTTCTGGGCAATTGGAGTTGACCAGGACCAATCGGCACTTGATCCGGAGCATGTGCTATGCTCGATGATCAAGCGTGTTGACAATGCGACTTATTTGGCAACAAAGGCCGTTGTAGAAGGCACATTTGATGGTACGAATCTTGAATTTGGTCTCGCTGAAGAAGGCGTTGGATACAGCGATAATGCAGGAAATGTACCAGCAGATATAGCCGAGCAAGCTGAAGCATACAGAATGTCAATTATGAATGGCGAATTTGAAGTGCCTTATGACGAAGCAACGTTTAATGCCTTTGAAATGCCTGCAATGTAA
- the grdB gene encoding glycine reductase complex selenoprotein B — MSKYKVVHYINQFFAGIGGEEKANIPPEMRDGVVGPGMAFAGALKDDMEIVATIICGDSYYAENMETAEETILEMVRSKSPDMFIAGPAFNAGRYGTACGAICKAVKDDLGIPVLTGMYVENPGADMFKKDLFIAETKNSAADMRKAVPKMAKLAIKMAKGEELGSPADEGYLERGIRKNIFREKRGAERAVDMLLAKINSQPFVTEYPMPVFDHVAPAAALKDISKAKIAVVTSGGIVPKGNPDHIESSSASKYGKYDLTGFDFLTAETHETAHGGYDPCYANSDPNRVLPIDVLRDLEREGVIGELHKYYYATVGNGTSVGNAVKFAAEYAQELLADGVDGVIMTSTUGTCTRCGASMLKEIERVGLPIVHICTVVPISLTVGANRIVPAIAIPHPLGDPSLNAQEEKSLRRKIVERALKALTVEVDKQTVFED, encoded by the coding sequence ATGAGTAAGTATAAAGTTGTTCATTATATAAATCAGTTTTTTGCCGGCATCGGAGGCGAAGAAAAAGCGAACATCCCGCCGGAAATGAGAGACGGAGTTGTTGGTCCGGGAATGGCATTTGCCGGAGCGTTAAAAGATGATATGGAAATTGTAGCGACAATTATTTGTGGAGATTCCTATTACGCAGAGAATATGGAGACAGCTGAAGAGACCATACTCGAAATGGTGAGATCAAAATCTCCGGATATGTTCATCGCAGGACCGGCTTTTAACGCGGGAAGATACGGAACAGCCTGCGGAGCAATATGCAAGGCCGTCAAGGACGATCTTGGAATCCCAGTTTTGACAGGTATGTATGTTGAAAACCCTGGGGCCGACATGTTCAAAAAAGATTTATTCATTGCCGAGACTAAAAATTCGGCCGCAGATATGAGAAAAGCCGTACCCAAAATGGCTAAACTGGCAATAAAAATGGCAAAGGGCGAGGAGCTTGGAAGCCCTGCAGACGAAGGATATCTTGAAAGAGGAATCAGAAAGAACATATTCAGAGAAAAAAGAGGCGCAGAGAGAGCTGTTGACATGCTATTGGCAAAAATCAATTCGCAGCCTTTCGTAACTGAATATCCAATGCCTGTATTTGACCATGTTGCTCCGGCGGCAGCACTTAAAGATATTTCAAAGGCAAAAATTGCAGTAGTTACTTCAGGTGGAATTGTTCCAAAGGGTAATCCCGATCATATCGAATCGTCAAGTGCGTCAAAATACGGAAAGTATGACTTGACGGGGTTTGACTTTTTGACCGCGGAAACTCATGAAACTGCTCATGGCGGTTATGATCCATGCTATGCGAACAGTGATCCTAACAGGGTTCTTCCGATTGATGTATTGAGAGATTTAGAAAGAGAAGGCGTAATCGGAGAGCTTCATAAATACTACTACGCAACTGTAGGAAACGGAACATCCGTTGGAAATGCAGTCAAGTTTGCTGCAGAATATGCACAAGAACTTTTGGCAGACGGAGTCGATGGCGTTATCATGACCTCCACCTGAGGCACCTGTACTAGATGCGGTGCATCTATGCTGAAAGAAATTGAAAGAGTCGGATTGCCGATTGTTCACATTTGTACTGTTGTGCCGATTTCATTGACAGTTGGAGCTAACAGAATTGTACCTGCTATTGCCATCCCTCATCCGCTTGGTGATCCCAGCCTGAATGCTCAGGAAGAAAAGAGTTTAAGAAGAAAGATAGTTGAAAGAGCTCTTAAGGCTTTGACTGTTGAAGTTGACAAACAGACAGTATTCGAGGACTAA
- a CDS encoding ketoacyl-ACP synthase III family protein — MKFPVVKGAGYILVNTPDMVVHNGSTQTIERLTNPDSEYLKGLTEHIRSFDEVVAYLPNQVYIGNLHPEKLREYDMPWFDKESPIKERFGKYGEIMPEDEFIGLMKIADAFDLVKLENDFVVEVKKKLQKHPLFDEADLAKIKEGVVLSEIEDLISGNHAEGIYVDGKVVGCVKRAHDIDTNLNAHTMFENIVVKASGALALRNLIAKNDFDPASIEYVIECSEEACGDINQRGGGNFAKAIAEMAGAVNATGSDTRGFCAAPTHALINASALVQAGVYKNVVIVAGGATAKLGMNGKDHVKKGYPVLEDVLGGFAIMISQNDGVSPIVRTDLVGRHTVGTGSSPQAVITSLITAPLDKGNLKITDIDKYSVEMQNPDITKPAGAGDVPTANYKMIAALGVKRKELERKELMPFVEKHGLPGWAPTQGHIPSGVPYVGFAIDDMAEGKLSKAMIVGKGSLFLGRMTNLFDGVSVILEKNTGMEETESVSKVEVKKLIAEAIRGFAETLTDE; from the coding sequence ATGAAATTTCCTGTAGTCAAGGGAGCTGGGTATATTTTGGTTAATACTCCGGATATGGTAGTTCACAACGGGTCGACTCAAACAATCGAAAGGTTGACAAATCCGGATTCGGAATATCTAAAGGGATTGACCGAACATATAAGATCCTTCGATGAGGTTGTGGCGTATTTGCCGAATCAGGTATATATTGGAAATTTACATCCTGAAAAATTAAGAGAATACGATATGCCTTGGTTTGACAAGGAATCACCAATAAAAGAAAGATTTGGTAAGTACGGAGAAATCATGCCTGAAGACGAGTTTATAGGACTCATGAAAATAGCTGATGCTTTCGATCTTGTAAAATTGGAAAATGATTTTGTTGTTGAAGTAAAGAAGAAATTGCAGAAACATCCTCTTTTCGACGAAGCGGACCTTGCGAAAATAAAAGAAGGTGTAGTGCTTTCGGAAATTGAAGATTTGATAAGTGGAAATCACGCTGAAGGCATTTATGTTGACGGAAAAGTTGTAGGATGCGTGAAACGGGCCCATGACATCGATACGAACCTTAATGCGCACACGATGTTTGAAAATATCGTTGTAAAGGCTTCCGGTGCGTTGGCGCTTAGAAACCTTATCGCAAAGAATGATTTTGACCCTGCATCAATAGAGTATGTAATTGAGTGTTCGGAAGAAGCTTGCGGAGATATAAACCAGAGAGGCGGCGGCAATTTTGCGAAGGCTATCGCAGAAATGGCCGGAGCTGTCAATGCAACAGGATCGGATACAAGAGGCTTTTGCGCTGCGCCTACTCACGCATTGATAAACGCATCGGCACTTGTTCAAGCAGGGGTATACAAAAATGTGGTTATTGTTGCAGGCGGAGCTACGGCTAAGCTTGGAATGAATGGTAAAGACCATGTTAAAAAGGGATATCCGGTCTTGGAAGATGTTCTTGGTGGATTTGCAATTATGATAAGCCAAAACGATGGGGTTAGTCCGATAGTCAGAACCGATTTGGTTGGAAGACATACTGTTGGAACCGGCTCATCGCCACAGGCGGTAATTACATCATTGATTACTGCGCCTCTGGACAAAGGGAACCTCAAGATAACGGATATTGACAAGTATTCGGTCGAAATGCAGAATCCGGATATAACAAAACCGGCTGGAGCTGGAGATGTTCCGACAGCTAATTACAAGATGATTGCCGCTCTTGGAGTAAAACGCAAAGAGCTCGAGCGTAAAGAGTTGATGCCATTTGTTGAAAAACACGGTTTACCGGGATGGGCGCCTACACAGGGACATATACCTTCGGGTGTTCCATATGTGGGATTTGCCATAGATGACATGGCTGAAGGCAAATTGAGCAAGGCCATGATTGTTGGCAAGGGAAGTCTATTCCTGGGCCGTATGACTAATCTGTTCGATGGTGTTTCTGTTATTCTTGAAAAGAATACCGGCATGGAAGAGACGGAATCGGTTTCGAAAGTTGAAGTCAAGAAGCTGATTGCTGAAGCCATTAGGGGATTCGCTGAAACGCTGACGGATGAATAG
- a CDS encoding glycine/sarcosine/betaine reductase complex selenoprotein A has translation MSVFENKKIIIIGDRDGVPGPAIEECIKTVSGTEVVFSATECFVUTAAGAMDLENQNRVKDLAEKHGAENVVVIFGAAEAESAGLSAETVTNGDPTFAGPLAGVQLGLAVYHAVEPEFKEAVDPDVYEEQISMMEMVLDVDEIIEEMTSIRNDFSKY, from the coding sequence ATGAGCGTATTTGAGAACAAGAAAATCATAATCATCGGAGATAGAGACGGCGTACCGGGTCCGGCCATTGAGGAATGCATAAAAACGGTTTCCGGAACAGAAGTTGTCTTCTCCGCTACAGAATGTTTCGTCTGAACGGCCGCAGGAGCAATGGATCTGGAGAATCAAAACAGAGTTAAAGATCTCGCAGAAAAACACGGTGCTGAAAATGTAGTTGTAATATTTGGCGCAGCAGAAGCTGAATCAGCCGGATTATCAGCTGAAACCGTTACTAACGGAGATCCTACCTTTGCAGGTCCTTTAGCAGGAGTCCAGTTGGGACTCGCAGTTTATCATGCAGTAGAGCCGGAATTCAAAGAAGCAGTTGATCCGGACGTGTACGAAGAGCAAATCAGTATGATGGAAATGGTTTTGGATGTTGATGAAATAATCGAAGAGATGACGTCAATAAGAAATGATTTTTCAAAGTACTAA